One window of Chryseobacterium sp. JJR-5R genomic DNA carries:
- a CDS encoding pirin family protein has translation MSNIGLIIEEKSADIGNFLVGRLLPFREKRAVGPFVFIDHMGPADLKDYQNLDVPPHPHIGLSTLTYLLEGSIFHRDSIGSSIEIQPGAVNWMTAGKGVVHSERTPEYLRHSDKRLHGFQIWVGLPKHLEQSEPSFHHTESSEIPAWEEDGIRYKLIAGEAFGRKSPVPVHSRLFFIEIKTREARKISIGKDLYGEAAMYVLDGKVTTDGNSYGSKQLLIAKNTQLCEFDMSENGTVYLFGGEPFDEERFIFWNFVNSDREMIDQAKVNWNDQNHEAFPLVPGDEQEYVPLPKAVLNRKS, from the coding sequence ATGTCAAATATCGGACTTATCATTGAAGAAAAATCAGCAGACATCGGAAACTTTCTGGTAGGCAGGCTGTTGCCGTTCCGCGAAAAAAGAGCAGTCGGGCCTTTTGTTTTTATTGACCACATGGGACCTGCCGATCTTAAGGATTATCAGAACCTTGATGTTCCGCCGCATCCGCACATCGGGCTTTCTACGCTGACGTATCTTCTGGAAGGATCTATTTTCCACAGAGACAGTATCGGAAGCAGCATTGAAATCCAGCCCGGCGCTGTCAACTGGATGACTGCCGGAAAAGGCGTGGTGCATTCTGAAAGAACGCCTGAATATTTAAGGCATTCCGATAAAAGGCTGCACGGATTCCAGATCTGGGTAGGCCTTCCGAAACACCTGGAACAGAGTGAACCTTCCTTCCATCATACCGAATCCAGTGAAATCCCAGCTTGGGAAGAAGACGGAATCCGGTATAAGTTAATTGCAGGGGAAGCATTCGGGAGGAAATCTCCGGTTCCCGTGCACAGCAGGCTGTTTTTTATTGAAATCAAAACCCGAGAAGCCCGGAAGATCAGCATCGGGAAAGACCTGTATGGCGAAGCAGCCATGTATGTACTGGATGGAAAGGTGACCACGGACGGAAATTCCTACGGTTCCAAGCAGCTGTTGATTGCCAAAAATACCCAATTGTGCGAATTTGACATGAGTGAAAACGGCACCGTATACCTTTTCGGCGGCGAACCTTTCGATGAGGAACGCTTCATATTCTGGAATTTTGTAAATTCAGACAGGGAAATGATCGATCAGGCAAAAGTAAACTGGAATGACCAAAACCACGAAGCGTTCCCGCTTGTTCCCGGTGATGAACAGGAATACGTACCGCTTCCGAAAGCCGTCCTGAACCGTAAATCGTAA
- the asnB gene encoding asparagine synthase B: MCGIVCLFDAKQKTEILRPQVLEMSKKIRHRGPDWSGVFQDEHVVFSHERLAIVDPTSGKQPLFSKDRKIVLAVNGEIYNHRELKEEFPDYEFQTQSDCEVILPLYLKYGKNFIEKLNGIFAFSLYDTENNIYLIARDHMGICPLYQGWDRSGNYYVASELKALEGVCKTIETFLPGHFVYSEDGSTLQQWYKRDWESFDHVKDNKTDIAEIRKGLEDAVHRQLMSDVPYGVLLSGGLDSSVISAITAKFARQRVESGDTQEAWYPRLHSFAVGLVGSPDLAAARKAAEFIGSVHHEVNFTVQEGLDAVRDVIYHLETYDVTTVRASTPMYLLARVIKSMGIKMVLSGEGADELFGGYLYFHKAPDAKEFHDETVRKLGKLHLYDCLRANKALMSWGIEGRVPFLDKEFMDIAMTLNPKDKMISKAEGKIEKWVLRKAFEDLLPESIAWRQKEQFSDGVGYSWIDTLKEVAEKEVTDEMMASAKFRFPLNTPQNKEEYRYRTIFEEHFPSETAAATVPSVPSVACSTPIALEWDEAFKNMNDPSGRAVKVHETSYSEEG; encoded by the coding sequence ATGTGCGGAATTGTATGCTTGTTTGATGCCAAACAGAAAACCGAAATATTAAGACCTCAAGTACTGGAAATGTCTAAAAAAATCCGTCACAGAGGGCCGGACTGGAGCGGGGTATTCCAGGATGAACACGTGGTTTTCTCCCATGAAAGACTAGCCATTGTTGATCCTACTTCAGGAAAACAGCCTTTATTCTCCAAGGACAGGAAAATAGTTTTAGCAGTTAACGGAGAAATTTATAACCACAGGGAACTGAAGGAAGAATTCCCGGATTATGAATTCCAGACTCAGTCTGACTGCGAAGTCATCCTGCCCCTTTACCTGAAATACGGAAAGAACTTCATTGAAAAACTAAACGGTATTTTCGCATTCTCCCTTTATGATACGGAAAATAACATTTACCTTATTGCCCGTGACCACATGGGCATCTGCCCGCTTTACCAGGGATGGGACAGGAGCGGAAACTATTATGTAGCCTCAGAGCTCAAAGCCTTGGAAGGAGTCTGCAAAACCATTGAAACATTTTTGCCCGGGCATTTCGTTTACAGCGAAGACGGCAGCACGCTTCAGCAGTGGTACAAAAGGGACTGGGAAAGTTTTGACCATGTAAAAGACAATAAAACGGATATTGCAGAAATCAGAAAAGGCCTGGAAGACGCAGTGCACAGACAGCTGATGAGCGATGTGCCTTACGGCGTTTTACTGTCCGGCGGACTGGATTCTTCCGTTATATCCGCCATCACTGCAAAATTCGCACGGCAGAGGGTGGAAAGCGGCGACACACAGGAAGCCTGGTACCCGAGGCTGCACAGTTTCGCCGTTGGGTTAGTGGGTTCACCGGATCTGGCAGCAGCCCGGAAAGCAGCGGAATTTATAGGCTCGGTCCACCATGAAGTCAACTTCACCGTTCAGGAAGGCCTGGATGCAGTACGCGATGTCATTTATCACCTTGAAACATATGATGTGACAACGGTAAGGGCCTCCACGCCCATGTACCTTCTGGCGAGAGTCATTAAATCCATGGGGATTAAAATGGTGCTTTCCGGAGAAGGCGCAGATGAGCTGTTCGGCGGATACCTGTATTTCCATAAAGCACCGGATGCCAAAGAATTCCATGATGAAACCGTAAGGAAATTGGGAAAATTGCATCTCTATGACTGCCTGAGAGCCAATAAAGCGCTGATGAGCTGGGGTATTGAAGGCCGCGTCCCTTTTCTGGACAAAGAATTTATGGACATTGCAATGACCCTTAACCCGAAAGATAAAATGATCAGCAAAGCGGAAGGGAAAATAGAGAAGTGGGTCCTGAGAAAAGCTTTTGAAGACCTCCTTCCCGAGTCTATTGCCTGGAGGCAGAAAGAGCAGTTCTCGGATGGTGTCGGCTACTCATGGATCGATACGCTGAAGGAAGTCGCTGAAAAAGAAGTCACCGATGAAATGATGGCCAGCGCGAAGTTCAGGTTCCCTCTAAACACCCCTCAGAATAAAGAAGAATACCGGTACAGGACTATTTTTGAGGAACATTTCCCGAGCGAGACCGCTGCAGCAACCGTGCCTTCGGTACCTTCGGTAGCCTGCTCGACACCGATTGCCCTGGAATGGGACGAAGCATTCAAAAATATGAACGATCCAAGCGGAAGGGCCGTAAAAGTACATGAAACCTCCTACAGTGAAGAAGGATAA
- a CDS encoding GNAT family N-acetyltransferase, whose translation MIEIQHSNDEKHGSFKASSDGNPAGLMTYTWAGDDRFIIDHTEVEEAYSGQGVGKEMLMAAVDFARSNNKTIIPLCPFAKATFQKHEELQDVLVNNAQA comes from the coding sequence ATGATTGAGATCCAACACAGCAACGACGAAAAACACGGAAGCTTTAAAGCATCTTCAGACGGAAACCCTGCAGGTTTAATGACCTATACCTGGGCCGGAGATGACCGGTTCATTATTGACCACACGGAAGTGGAGGAAGCGTATAGCGGACAGGGAGTCGGCAAAGAAATGCTGATGGCAGCAGTAGATTTTGCCAGAAGCAACAATAAAACCATCATCCCGCTCTGCCCGTTTGCAAAAGCAACCTTTCAGAAACATGAGGAACTTCAGGATGTTTTGGTAAACAATGCACAGGCCTGA
- a CDS encoding NADPH-dependent FMN reductase: protein MKILAFAGSSSSASINRELVKFVLKDFQDADISLIDLNDFDMPVFSTDREKNGFPDEAHRFLKHIEACDAIICSLAEHNRSYTAAFKNIFDWASRINVKVFQDKPMFLMSASPGGYGGGNIMSAAKMFFPQFGADVKDTFSLPKFYENFDPESSIINPEILKEVKDKIANFRNRIKTNPNT from the coding sequence ATGAAGATATTAGCATTTGCAGGAAGCTCTTCCTCTGCATCCATCAACAGGGAACTGGTTAAATTTGTACTGAAAGATTTTCAGGATGCCGACATCAGCCTGATTGATCTCAATGATTTTGATATGCCTGTTTTTTCCACAGACCGCGAAAAGAATGGATTTCCCGATGAAGCGCACCGGTTTTTAAAACACATTGAAGCATGCGACGCCATTATCTGTTCCCTGGCAGAGCACAACAGGTCCTATACCGCAGCGTTCAAGAATATCTTCGACTGGGCTTCAAGAATCAACGTAAAGGTTTTCCAGGATAAACCGATGTTCCTGATGTCTGCTTCACCGGGCGGATACGGCGGCGGGAATATAATGAGTGCGGCAAAAATGTTCTTTCCGCAATTCGGGGCAGATGTTAAAGATACTTTTTCGCTTCCCAAGTTTTACGAAAACTTTGACCCGGAGAGCAGTATCATAAATCCTGAAATCCTGAAAGAGGTTAAGGATAAAATCGCTAATTTTAGAAACCGGATTAAAACCAACCCTAATACATAA
- a CDS encoding transketolase — protein MSKSIEELKSLTTQIRRDILRMVHAVNSGHPGGSLGCTEYFTALYGKVMNYNLSFTMEGKNEDHFYLSNGHISPVFYSTLARFGFFPVDELKTFRKLDSRLQGHPTTHEGLPGIRIASGSLGQGLSVALGVAEGKKLDGDNSLVYTLHGDGELQEGQVWEALMYAAAKKVDNIISTIDYNGRQIDGDTDDVLSLGNLHAKLEAFGWIVLEEKNGNDLEAVIAMLEKAKTETGKGKPVVIILHTEMGFGVDYMMGSHSWHGKAPNDEQLDTAFKQLYLEAPADY, from the coding sequence ATGAGTAAAAGTATTGAAGAGCTGAAATCTCTTACTACACAAATCAGAAGAGACATTTTAAGAATGGTTCATGCTGTTAATTCCGGCCACCCGGGCGGAAGTTTAGGCTGTACGGAATATTTTACGGCACTATACGGAAAAGTGATGAATTATAACCTTTCTTTTACAATGGAAGGTAAAAATGAAGATCATTTCTATCTTTCCAACGGACATATTTCTCCGGTATTCTATTCTACTCTGGCCAGATTCGGGTTTTTCCCGGTTGACGAACTGAAAACATTCAGGAAACTGGATTCCAGACTTCAGGGCCACCCTACTACCCACGAAGGGCTTCCGGGAATAAGAATCGCTTCAGGATCTCTCGGTCAGGGGCTTTCTGTGGCTCTTGGTGTAGCGGAAGGGAAAAAATTAGACGGAGACAACTCTTTGGTATATACGCTGCACGGTGACGGTGAATTGCAGGAAGGACAGGTTTGGGAAGCTTTGATGTATGCTGCCGCTAAAAAGGTAGACAACATTATTTCTACCATAGACTACAACGGACGCCAGATTGACGGTGATACGGATGATGTATTAAGTTTAGGGAACCTTCACGCCAAACTGGAAGCTTTCGGATGGATTGTTCTGGAAGAGAAAAACGGGAACGATCTTGAAGCGGTTATCGCCATGCTGGAAAAAGCAAAAACGGAAACCGGAAAAGGAAAACCTGTCGTTATTATTCTTCATACGGAAATGGGATTTGGTGTGGATTATATGATGGGGTCTCATTCATGGCACGGTAAAGCGCCTAATGATGAGCAACTGGACACGGCATTCAAGCAATTGTACCTGGAAGCTCCTGCTGATTATTAA
- a CDS encoding OsmC family protein, whose amino-acid sequence MTVTVKASLGKENYYTEVTAGENTLITDEPLDKGGGNKGFNPFEIMATSLASCTAATLRMYIDRKAWDIEKINIEVEMEHFPLTKRTVFQRTVSFEGTAPDDEQIKRLRTIADACPVHKILTNEIEILTQFSTYD is encoded by the coding sequence ATGACAGTAACGGTAAAAGCAAGTTTAGGAAAAGAAAATTACTACACGGAAGTCACCGCAGGCGAAAATACGCTGATCACGGACGAGCCGTTGGACAAAGGCGGAGGCAATAAAGGCTTCAACCCGTTTGAAATTATGGCCACCTCCCTGGCGAGCTGTACGGCAGCTACGTTAAGAATGTACATTGACAGGAAAGCATGGGATATTGAAAAAATAAACATAGAAGTGGAAATGGAACATTTTCCCCTGACGAAAAGGACCGTTTTCCAAAGAACAGTCAGCTTTGAAGGAACAGCGCCTGACGACGAACAGATCAAAAGGCTCCGCACGATTGCCGATGCCTGCCCGGTTCATAAAATACTCACCAACGAAATAGAAATATTAACCCAATTTTCAACATATGATTGA
- a CDS encoding DUF5700 domain-containing putative Zn-dependent protease — protein MKKHVYCTFIILFFAGFLNLSKAQTFHMEALDAYWNMIEPLKKGDSLSQETWQKFLNLEPNQTYIQNQGFDKDYLERLRKSIEVVYMPKNADVLQKRVAAIEKDPASYWLTYKVYVYKQHEKELKEFQGKLDTKEYFADCYRNTFSMLPKNLQVKDEKISIYPIGIENDAIAGSGTVIATLWNLYNADKIQKGGLLGHEIHHVLRKGFDFKNVEKKDEGLMYFLQVILNEGSADLIEKPTNIASEKVLPYALCYKDFLIPQADSIVSVVNRNIIDLKTSGGKNFKTEKDYRNLVQWTSGHKPGYYMADIIVKNGLKKQLLQNIQNPFQFIYLYNKAAKKDPGKPSVFSDEAMSYIKMIEKKYWPSRFN, from the coding sequence ATGAAAAAACATGTATACTGTACATTTATCATCCTTTTTTTTGCCGGTTTTCTGAACCTTTCAAAAGCACAGACATTCCATATGGAAGCTCTGGATGCCTACTGGAACATGATTGAACCACTCAAAAAAGGAGATTCACTTTCACAGGAAACCTGGCAGAAATTTCTGAATTTAGAACCCAACCAGACATACATTCAAAATCAGGGTTTTGATAAAGATTACCTTGAACGCCTGAGAAAAAGTATTGAAGTGGTGTATATGCCTAAAAATGCGGATGTCCTGCAGAAAAGAGTTGCAGCGATAGAAAAAGATCCGGCCTCGTACTGGCTTACCTACAAAGTGTACGTTTACAAACAGCATGAAAAAGAATTAAAGGAGTTTCAGGGCAAGCTGGATACCAAGGAATATTTTGCAGACTGCTACAGGAATACCTTCAGTATGCTGCCAAAAAATCTTCAGGTAAAAGATGAAAAAATCAGCATCTATCCGATAGGAATAGAAAACGACGCCATTGCCGGAAGCGGCACGGTAATCGCCACGCTCTGGAATTTATACAATGCAGATAAAATTCAGAAAGGAGGGCTTTTAGGTCATGAAATACACCATGTTCTAAGAAAAGGCTTTGATTTTAAAAATGTTGAAAAAAAGGATGAAGGCCTGATGTACTTTTTGCAGGTCATATTAAACGAAGGCTCTGCAGATTTGATTGAAAAGCCGACCAACATAGCCAGTGAAAAGGTTTTGCCTTATGCGCTGTGTTACAAAGATTTTCTCATTCCGCAGGCAGACAGCATCGTTTCCGTGGTTAACAGAAATATTATCGATTTAAAGACCTCAGGCGGGAAAAATTTTAAAACTGAAAAAGACTACAGGAATCTTGTGCAGTGGACCAGCGGACACAAACCCGGGTATTACATGGCAGATATTATTGTGAAAAACGGATTAAAAAAACAACTGCTCCAAAATATTCAAAATCCTTTTCAGTTCATCTACCTGTATAATAAAGCGGCGAAAAAAGATCCGGGTAAGCCATCTGTTTTTTCTGATGAAGCAATGAGCTATATTAAAATGATAGAAAAAAAATACTGGCCTTCCCGTTTTAATTAA
- a CDS encoding MFS transporter, with protein sequence MSETISSHQPQPSLQPSPDRIKKILPLILATAIFMQMLDSTILNTSLPSIARDLNESPLNMQNAIISYVLTLAVFMPASGFLADRFGTKKVFIFSLILFSLGSVFCALSQNLTQLVIARVIQGVGGSLMTPVGKLALIKTFDKNELLKAMNFAIIPALIGPVLGPLVGGYMVDYLSWHWIFLINIPIGIMGIVLGIKFMPNYRSAGAEFDLKGFLIFAAASLLLSIALELFGNIQNITPVLIVFILGFLFLYYYYKHAKTDDSPIFPLNLFQVRTFRVGIIGNLATRLGISSVPLLLPLMIQIAYKQSAVTSGWIIAPMALTAMFGKSYVIRILNLFGYRQTLMVNTFIIGTLICLLAIPDIHTSLYWFIPVIAVLGFFNSIQFTSMNTISIADLRNFQTSSGNSLISVNQQLAIGFGIAFGLIVLKIFENTDLVRGEIHNAFRYTFLTVGVLTIISGLVFRRLHISDGKNMKSKEE encoded by the coding sequence ATGTCAGAAACAATTTCATCACACCAACCGCAGCCATCATTACAACCCTCACCTGACCGGATAAAAAAAATACTCCCGCTTATTCTTGCTACGGCCATTTTTATGCAGATGCTGGATTCTACCATCCTGAATACTTCACTGCCTTCCATTGCAAGGGATCTGAACGAATCGCCGCTTAACATGCAGAATGCTATCATCAGTTATGTGCTTACCCTGGCAGTCTTTATGCCGGCAAGCGGATTCCTGGCAGACCGTTTCGGGACAAAAAAAGTTTTTATTTTCTCTTTGATCCTTTTCAGCCTCGGGTCAGTGTTTTGTGCACTTTCCCAAAACCTTACGCAGCTGGTAATCGCACGTGTCATCCAGGGAGTCGGCGGAAGCCTGATGACACCGGTAGGGAAATTGGCCCTGATCAAGACTTTTGATAAAAATGAGCTTTTGAAAGCCATGAATTTTGCCATCATTCCTGCACTTATCGGGCCTGTCCTAGGGCCTCTGGTGGGAGGTTATATGGTAGACTATCTTTCCTGGCACTGGATTTTCCTGATCAATATACCCATCGGCATCATGGGGATTGTCCTGGGGATTAAATTTATGCCGAACTACCGGTCTGCCGGCGCAGAATTTGACCTGAAAGGGTTTTTAATCTTTGCGGCAGCTTCCCTCCTGCTTTCTATTGCCCTGGAACTCTTCGGGAATATCCAGAACATTACTCCGGTTTTAATTGTTTTCATTCTCGGGTTCCTGTTTCTGTATTATTATTACAAACATGCCAAAACGGATGACAGCCCTATATTCCCGTTGAATTTATTTCAGGTAAGGACTTTCAGGGTAGGGATCATCGGAAACCTGGCGACAAGACTGGGGATCAGTTCCGTACCGTTACTGCTGCCGCTGATGATCCAGATTGCCTATAAACAGTCGGCCGTTACTTCCGGATGGATTATTGCGCCGATGGCCCTTACCGCCATGTTCGGGAAATCCTATGTGATCAGGATCCTGAACCTGTTCGGTTACCGGCAGACACTGATGGTCAATACCTTTATCATCGGGACCCTGATCTGTCTTCTGGCCATTCCGGATATCCATACTTCCCTGTATTGGTTCATCCCGGTTATTGCGGTTCTGGGATTCTTCAACTCCATCCAGTTTACTTCAATGAACACCATTTCCATTGCCGATCTCCGCAACTTCCAGACCAGCAGCGGGAACTCGCTGATTTCCGTTAACCAGCAGCTTGCCATCGGGTTTGGGATTGCATTCGGGCTTATTGTCTTAAAAATATTTGAAAACACAGATCTGGTAAGAGGTGAAATCCACAATGCGTTCCGGTATACATTCCTAACGGTAGGAGTATTGACCATCATTTCCGGGCTTGTGTTCCGCAGGCTTCATATTTCAGACGGTAAAAACATGAAATCGAAAGAAGAATAA
- a CDS encoding sodium:solute symporter has protein sequence MNPGTTLLLFVFIYFTGLLVISYFTSRNSDNQSFFIGNKKSKWWLVAFGMIGTSLSGVTFISVPGTVGKMTGSEYIYGGFEYYMMVIGFFIGYFIVAAILLPLYYKMNLTSIYTYLGKRFNVEAHKIGSIFFIISRAIGATARLYLVVNVLQIFLLEGLGVPFWVTAAVLLLMVLLYTFEGGVKTIVITDTLQTSFMIISLIACIVYILSNLNLSFGEAYTILKQKNYTHFINFDPNSKTFFLKTILGGIFITIAMTGLDQEMMQKNISVDSLANSKKNMLTFAGTLLFVNLAFLFLGGLLYLFALQNGAEYGQINGETITNIFGFKDSAGNIKNIMGDDLFPALSLQGYFPMVISVIFIIGLISALFPSADGALTAVTSSYCVDLLNLNEDKNKTEKEKKHLRMKVHLTFTVVFFILIMVFKAMNDKSIVYLIMEIAGYTYGPLLGLFAFGIFTKFRISKKYAILAVTLFAPLLTYLINFLITNYTDYRIGVELIVLNGLLTFTGLWLVKNKNYLKLV, from the coding sequence ATGAATCCCGGAACTACCCTTTTGCTTTTTGTTTTTATTTATTTCACCGGACTTTTGGTGATTTCCTATTTCACCAGCCGAAATTCTGATAACCAATCCTTTTTTATCGGCAATAAAAAAAGCAAATGGTGGCTGGTTGCCTTCGGGATGATCGGGACCAGCTTAAGCGGTGTAACCTTTATTTCCGTACCCGGAACCGTCGGGAAGATGACCGGAAGCGAATATATTTACGGAGGCTTTGAATATTATATGATGGTCATCGGCTTTTTCATCGGGTATTTTATTGTTGCCGCCATCCTTCTTCCCCTGTACTATAAAATGAACCTTACTTCAATTTACACCTATCTGGGAAAGAGGTTTAATGTGGAAGCCCATAAGATCGGTTCTATCTTTTTCATTATTTCAAGGGCCATCGGTGCTACGGCGAGGCTGTACCTGGTGGTGAATGTTTTGCAGATTTTCCTGCTTGAAGGCCTCGGCGTGCCGTTCTGGGTGACTGCAGCCGTGCTTCTGCTGATGGTTCTTCTGTATACTTTTGAAGGAGGCGTGAAAACCATTGTTATCACCGATACCTTACAGACCTCTTTCATGATCATCAGCCTGATTGCCTGTATCGTTTATATTTTATCCAACCTGAACCTGTCTTTCGGAGAGGCTTATACTATTTTAAAACAGAAAAACTATACGCATTTTATTAATTTCGACCCTAATTCCAAAACTTTTTTCCTTAAAACCATTTTAGGCGGTATTTTTATTACCATTGCCATGACCGGCCTGGATCAGGAAATGATGCAGAAAAATATTTCTGTCGACAGCCTTGCCAACTCAAAGAAAAATATGCTCACCTTTGCAGGAACATTGCTTTTTGTCAATCTTGCCTTTTTATTCCTGGGAGGACTGCTGTATTTATTTGCCCTGCAAAACGGCGCGGAATACGGGCAGATCAACGGGGAAACGATTACCAACATTTTCGGCTTTAAGGATTCTGCCGGCAACATTAAAAACATTATGGGCGATGATTTATTCCCGGCATTATCCCTTCAGGGTTATTTTCCGATGGTGATCTCCGTTATTTTTATCATCGGGCTGATCTCCGCTCTGTTCCCTTCCGCAGACGGTGCTTTAACGGCAGTTACCAGTTCCTATTGTGTGGATCTGTTAAATTTAAATGAAGACAAAAACAAAACGGAAAAAGAGAAAAAACATCTTCGTATGAAAGTGCATTTGACGTTCACGGTTGTTTTCTTTATCCTGATTATGGTTTTCAAAGCAATGAATGACAAATCAATCGTCTACCTCATCATGGAGATTGCAGGCTATACGTACGGACCGCTTTTAGGACTTTTTGCATTCGGGATTTTTACCAAATTCCGGATCTCGAAAAAATACGCAATTCTTGCCGTTACCCTCTTCGCTCCCCTTCTTACCTATCTGATCAACTTCCTGATTACGAATTATACGGATTACCGCATCGGTGTTGAACTGATTGTCCTTAACGGGCTGCTTACGTTTACCGGGTTGTGGCTGGTGAAAAACAAAAATTATCTGAAGCTGGTGTAA
- a CDS encoding DUF4236 domain-containing protein produces MAWSYRKRIKVIPGVHLNFSKKGISTSIGIKGASINFSGSGTTVSTNSSGVSNRHGVSGTSPQSVPAPAIALPEVPIHEPAFVDGNIFSADIHEITSQNMQGIKEAIILARQQKNELSADLTKIKKTLSVTKTKKILSYILLYGLINKKIPQNSDRDIKAQENAVSQTKDLIGKCYVNLDIDFDPEIRKKFENVYESFRQLAASRKIWDITSAHFQDRVAARSSAGTVVNRREVHFALKSLPYIQSDYQALYLKNANGADLYIYPAFIVMYTNENSFAIIGIDEVNFQCTHTRFTETSSVPADSKIIGQTWAKVNKNGTRDKRFKNNYQIPVVRYGHIRLTTKTGLQEEYELSNYESTEKFGQAFKEFQAEFR; encoded by the coding sequence ATGGCTTGGAGTTACAGAAAAAGAATCAAAGTGATACCGGGAGTTCATCTTAATTTCAGTAAAAAGGGAATATCTACCTCAATCGGGATAAAAGGGGCAAGTATTAATTTCAGCGGATCAGGAACTACAGTGAGTACCAATAGCTCCGGGGTTTCAAACCGTCATGGAGTATCAGGTACTTCGCCACAATCTGTACCTGCTCCTGCTATTGCTTTACCGGAAGTTCCCATACATGAACCTGCTTTTGTTGACGGAAATATTTTCAGTGCAGATATTCATGAAATTACCAGCCAGAATATGCAGGGCATCAAAGAAGCTATTATTCTCGCCCGTCAGCAAAAGAATGAGTTATCAGCTGATCTCACTAAAATTAAAAAAACGCTTTCGGTAACCAAAACCAAAAAGATTTTAAGCTACATCCTGTTATACGGACTGATCAACAAAAAAATCCCGCAGAATTCAGACCGGGATATTAAAGCCCAGGAAAACGCCGTCAGCCAGACAAAAGACCTGATTGGTAAGTGCTATGTTAACCTTGACATTGATTTTGATCCTGAAATCAGGAAAAAGTTTGAAAATGTCTATGAATCTTTCAGACAGCTTGCTGCTTCACGCAAAATATGGGATATCACAAGTGCGCATTTCCAGGACCGGGTGGCTGCACGCTCTTCCGCCGGAACAGTAGTAAACAGGCGGGAAGTTCATTTCGCATTAAAATCCCTTCCGTATATACAGTCGGATTACCAGGCACTGTATCTTAAAAATGCCAATGGTGCCGATCTTTATATTTACCCTGCGTTCATCGTAATGTACACCAATGAAAACAGCTTTGCCATTATCGGGATAGATGAGGTGAACTTCCAGTGTACACATACCCGTTTCACAGAAACATCCTCTGTTCCGGCAGACTCCAAAATTATCGGCCAGACGTGGGCTAAGGTAAATAAAAACGGCACCCGCGACAAAAGGTTCAAAAATAATTATCAGATTCCGGTTGTGCGGTACGGGCACATCAGGCTAACCACCAAGACCGGACTTCAGGAGGAATATGAATTAAGTAATTATGAATCAACAGAAAAATTCGGGCAGGCTTTCAAAGAGTTCCAGGCTGAATTCAGATAA